The window ATTGCCTTCGGTATGCCGTTGCAATTCGACAAAGTCTTTACTGAGGGAATCAGCCAAATTCGGCCGGAGGACGTGGCTTACGCAGACGAACTCGGCTATCGCATCAAACATTTAGGCATTACCCGCCGGCTGCCGGGTAAGGGCATTGAGTTGCGGGTACACCCAACGATGATCCCGCAGTCGCGGCTGCTCGCCAATGTGAATGGGGTTATGAATGCGGTGGTTGTTAAGGGTGACGCAGTGGGGCCAACCCTATACTACGGTGCTGGTGCCGGTGCAGAGCCAACAGCTTCCGCCGTTATTTCAGATATCGTGCATGTTAGCCGCATGGTTAACTCCAGTTACGTTAGCGAGGACGCAACTGCGGTGCCTCATTTAGGGTACGGCGAAGATCACCTGCACGACTACACCATCTTACCGATTGAAGAGATCGAGTCGGCTTACTACCTGCGGCTTTCTGCACTGGACCAGCCAGGTGTTTTGTCACGCGTGACACAGATCTTTAGCGAAGCCGGCATCAGCATCGAAGCGTTGATTCAAAAAGAGCCCAAAGAAGGGCAAGAGCATGTTTCCGTTATCCTGCTGACCAATCGCACAATAGAGAAGCAAGTGAACAAGGCGATTGAGCAAATTGAAAGTCTGTCACCCATTCAGGGGAATGTCGTTCGTATCCGAGTTGAATCATTAAAATAAGGATTGTCAGGTGAAATATATCAGCACGCGTGGGCAGGCTCCTGCGCTCAATTTTGAAGATGTGGTTTTAACCGGGCTGGCGACCGACGGCGGCCTTTACGTTCCAGAAACGCTACCGGAGTTCTCGCAGGAAGAGATCGCCTCGTGGGCGGGCCTCAGCTACGAAGCACTTGCATTAAAAATTATCAGTCCGTTTGTAGAGGGCGAAATACCTGAAGCCGACCTAAAAAGGCTCATCGCCGCATCATACAAAACCAGTGCAGACAAGGGCTTTCGTCATGAGGCGATCGCACCTTTGGTGCAAACCGGGCACAACGAGTGGGTGCTAGAGCTGTTCCAAGGGCCTACTCTGGCATTCAAAGACTTCGCACTGCAGTTTTTGGGGCACCTGCTTGATTACGTGCTGAAAAAACGGGATCAGAAAGTCGTAATTATGGGTGCCACCTCCGGCGATACCGGGTCTGCAGCAATCGAAGGTTGCCGTGATTGCGAGAATGTGGATATTTTTATCCTTCACCCCTATCAAAAAGTGTCGGATGTGCAGCGTCGTCAAATGACCACGGTGCTTGAAGACAACGTGCACAATATTGCCTTGCAGGGCAACTTTGACGATTGCCAGAACATGGTGAAGGCCAGTTTTGCGGATCAATCGTTTTTACCTGAAGGGCGCCAGCTGGTCGCGGTAAACTCCATCAACTGGGCGCGCATCATGGCGCAAATTGTTTACTACTTTTACGCTGGCCTGGCATTGGGCGCGCCTCATCGGCCTGTGTCTTTTTCTGTACCTACGGGAAATTTCGGCGATATATTCGCGGGTTATCTTGCCAAGCGTATGGGCCTGCCAATCGAGCAGCTGGTTATTGCCACCAACAGCAACGACATTCTTCATCGCTGTATCAGTGAGAACGATCACTCGAAGCAAGCTTTGGTGCACTCGCTGTCGCCTAGTATGGATATCATGGTTTCCAGTAACTTTGAACGTATGTTGTTCGATTTGCACGGTAGAGACGGCAACAAAATCGGCGCTTTGATGGAAACATTTAAATCTGAAGGCTCCATGGTGTTGGATGATGCGGTGCTGGCTGAGGCTCGTGCTTTGTTCAGCAGTTATCGCGTAGGCGATGATGAAACAGTCGATGTGATTCGATCTGTATTTGAGTCGACCGAATATCTGCTCGACCCGCACACTGCGATTGGCGTGCAGGCGGCGCGTCAGACGCGTCGCAATAACAGTACGCCCATGGTTTGCCTAGCAACTGCCCATCCGGCGAAGTTCCCAGAAGCAGTAAAACAAGCAGGGCAGACCTCGGACCCTGCGCTCCCGTTTCATATGCAGGACCTGTTCACTCGCGAAGAGCGGTATCAGGTAATTGCAGATGATCTGTCTCAGGTTCAATTGTTTATCCGCGAAAACATTTCAGGCTAAACTAAAACCAACTTTAGGAAGGCAGAGTGACTGCCTTCCTATCCCTCCCCTGATTTTTCGCCGTGCCCACTGATACTCTTTCGGTCGCGCGTTAGTGGAACAATTTTTGCCCAATGCTTGAGGATCGAGCTGCGGAGCCACCATGTTTGAGTCATTTCTATTTGCCGCCATATTGATAGGATCGGTACTGGCGTTGTCTTTTCTAACACTGGTTTTCAGTATGCGAGACCAGCGTCGCCGCCGTTTATTATTGGGGATTCAGCTCCTGCAGGCAGGAAGAGTGCTGCTTACTCACATACAACAGCACCGCGGCCAGAGCATTGCGCGACATGCGGGAATCAGTTCTTCGTTGCAGCAGCTCGACATTCTGCGTCATCAGGTGGTGATCGATATGCGCCACATGAGTGGTCTCGACGAGTGGCTTGCCGACAACGAAGACTGGCAAGGTATCACTCGACATTGGGCCAGCCTGTCTGCTCGCGGCCGCGAGTTGCGACCAGAGGACAGTTTCAGCCAGCACTCACGATTAATAGTCGCGTTGATCGAATTGTTCGAATCGATTGCGCGCCATCACGGTTTGGCAAATTCGCAGCGATATCTGGACACTTGGTCCAACTGGCGTGATTACCTCAAGCTCGGTGAGGTGGTCGGTCAATGCCGGGCGCTTGGCGTTCAGGTTTTTACAAGCGTGCACCGCGACGAACGCAGCAGGCAAGTTAACTTGCTTAATACCCATTTAAGCGCGTTGGAGCAAATGCTCCAGTCGTCAGGGTTTGTCGATCAATTGAGTGAAAAAGAGCAAACCCAGATGCTGCGGTTTGTAACGAATTTGCGTGCCCAGCTTGCGATGCCTGAACCCAATCTCTCGGTGATGGGCTACTATCAGGAAGCGACAGATGCGATTGAAATTGTGTATCAGCGGTTCGATAGTGAGATGCGCACCCTTCATCGCCGCCTCGTAGGCTAACTGAACCATAGGTCCACTTTTAGGGCGCTATTTAGCGTAGACTCTGCACCTGTTAACCCGGCGATTAAATAGATGATCCTATCTGTTCAATCGCGCGCCCTTGAAATACTGACAAAAATGTGTAAATTTTCATATATTTCAATGGTTTACATTTCCCGTCGGGCAGTGGCGGTGCTTCCGCTCCCCGCCTATTGACTTCGCAATTTTCATTGCCAAACCAATAGATTCACTTTTGCCACAGAACAGCAACCACAATTATCAATGCAAGCCACCAGCAAAATTATTCGTCGTCGCCAGTCCGCCCCTCAACAACTAAATCACCTTAACGTTTATGCCCCGCTACTGCAGCGAGTGCTCAGTTCTCGCGGCATCACTCATCCGCAACAGCTAGATTACCAGCTTGCAAATCTACTAAAACCTGGGGCGATGCGCGGGCTGGAGGCTGCAGTTGCACTTTTAGCGGACATTCTCACGCGTGGGGGAAGGGTCTGTATCCTGGGAGATTTTGATGCGGATGGTGCCACCAGCACTGCGTTGGCGGTTCGTTGCTTGCGGGCGTTTGGATGCCAGCATGTAGACTTTTTGGTACCTAACCGCTTTGAGTTTGGCTATGGGTTAACGCCAGAAATTGTCGAAGTGGTGAAGACGTTGGCACCGGATCTATTAATAACGGTGGATAACGGCATTGCGAGCCTGGACGGAGTCGCCGCCGCGCAGGCCTATGGTATGCAGGTGTTGGTGACTGACCACCATTTGCCAGGCGAGATATTGCCGAGCGCCGAGGTGATAGTGAATCCTAACCAACTACACTGCGATTTTGCCAGTAAAAATCTGGCGGGCGTTGGGGTTATCTTCTATGTGATGAATGGTTTGCGGGCGCATCTGCGTGCCCAGGGTTGGTTCGCGCGCAAAGGCCTGCAAGAACCAAATATGGCGCAGTTCCTCGACTTAGTCGCTTTGGGTACGGTTGCCGATGTGGTTCCCTTGGATAGTAATAATCGCACGCTAGTGGCACAGGGGCTCAATCGTATTCGAGCTGGGCGCTGCTGTGCTGGCATTCGCGCCTTGTTTGAAATAGGTCGACGCCCGCTTGCGCGGCTGCAGGCTTCCGATCTCGGTTTTGTGGCTGGTCCACGTCTCAATGCTGCTGGCCGTTTGGATGACATGTCCCTCGGTATTCGTTGCCTGCTCGCTGACAGCGAGTCTGAGGCACGCGAACTTGCCGCAGAGCTGGATGAACTCAATCGCGAGCGGCGTTCAATTGAACAATCAATGCAACGGGAGGCGCTGCTGCATCTCGATAAGTTGTTGGCTGCGGAGCGCGACTGGCCATTGGCGATCTGCCTGTACCAGGAGGATTGGCACCAGGGTGTTATCGGGATTCTGGCCTCGCGTATTAAAGACCGTGCCCATCGCCCGACGATTGTGTTTGCCGAGGCTGACGATGCAACGCTCAAGGGCTCGGGGCGTTCGATTCCTGGCATACACCTGCGCGACCTGCTGGATGCGGTGGCAACGCGGCATCCCGGCCTGCTCACCAAATTCGGTGGGCACGCAATGGCGGCAGGGCTATCGCTCGCAAAACGGGATCTGGACAGGTTTCGGCTGGCGCTTGTGGAAGAAACATCACGGCTGCTCGAAGGCGAGGCGCCTGCGGCCGAAATTCTTACTGATGGTGAGCTTCAGGCAGAGGACTTTTCTCTCGCTGTAGCTCGATCGCTCGCAGAGCTCGGCCCTTGGGGGCAGGCGTTTCCTGAACCCTGTTTCGATGGCAAATTCCGGGTTGTAAACCAGCGCATTGTTGGTGAAAAACACCTCAAGCTGGTCGTGACTCCCGGTGACTATTCCGGTTTGGTGTTGGATGCGATTGCTTTTAATGTGGATTTAAATGTATGGCCGGACTCGTCGATACAATGGGTCGAGCTTGTCTATCAGCTTAACGTGAACGAGTTTCGCGGTGAGGAGAGTTTGCAGTTGATGGTCGAACAAATAACGCCGCTATAAGGTTCCAATGAAAATTGAATGGGTGGCAGACGCGCTCTCGTTAAGTTCGAGTTTAAGCCGTTTGCGCCCAGCCAACGCCAGCGCAACGCCGTTCAATATAAGCAAATTCGCCATGCCCGGTTTTGGGGTGTCCGCGATGGTGAAAGTGATGGTGGTCTGCGCTGGAACCCATATACTCCCAACAATGCCCCTCAAACAGACATATTGGATCGCCCTGGTTAATGGGGTAGTTTGCCAGTGCCTGCCACATCTGCATCCACTCAGGATGATTGGCCTCTAGAAATTCCATGACATAAGCTCACTGTGAATAGGGTCGTGAAACCCTATTCTAGTAAGTTAAAGTATTTTGTCAATTAAACCATTTAACTTATTGTTTTATATGGATTTATGACTGTTTTTCGACTGTTTAATCCTCGATAATGTCACTATTATCTACGATTGAGCCTGATGGAACGCCGTTAGTGGCAAAGAAAATCGTCGTTTGGTGAAGTAGTTCGTAAAAAACAGCACCGCTGGTGGTCGGGTCTATCTCCACATTCGAGCCAACAATAGGGGTGAGGTGCGATCCTTCGGTGTAGCGGGTGATTAACACCGCGGGGGCGATGGATGCGGACACTTCGGCTGATTTGCTCGCACCGAAGCTGTCAATAAGCGGCTCGCTGCCGGAAAGCGGGGCCGGGAAGCCATCGATGGCAAAGCCACCGTCAAGCACGGCTAGCAAAGGCCCGTTTTCTGCTCCCCACATCGCGTCAGCAGCGTTGGGAATGACGCGGTCAGACAAATGGTCAGGCGTGCCATCACCTACAATTTCGCTAAACAGGATAGCGGTGGAGCCAGTCGCTGCATGGAGGTAGCTTGCATAGTTGATCGGGTCTGCGCTATCCATTACGCCTTGGAAAATGTTTAAGTACGCCTCAAGGCCGCTTTTACCCTGCACTAATTCGTCACTGGCTTGCGCCAGTCCGGGCATGATTACCGGCGCGAAGCTGGGCGAGTTTGCCAGCAGCCGAGTGTAGCCACTGCCAGCGAACATGGCGGATGCGGCCTGAATCCGCGGTAGCCCGTTAAAAGGGCTGTCCTGAATTTCCGCTGCGTTATTCAGCGCAACGAAGGGCAACCCGTCGATAGCGCCCAAGGAGTGTCCAATAAAGTAGACACGACTGGTATCGAGATCGTTCGCGCTGCCGTCACCATCGACGTCCATCGTTGCCAAAGAGGCATTTAAATTCAGTAAATCCAGTGATGCCTGGCGGAGCGAGTCACGGGCATTGGCGAAGTTCGCCAGATTCACAAACAGACTTCCGGATTCGCCGAATTCTGCGGCGTAGTCCATTGGGATCGGCAGATTAGCTCCGTTGGCAGTGAAGTTGTAGTGGCGTTCGGTGAGTTCGGCCGAGGGCGTGACCGGCAGGTTGGCCGCGAAGTTGGGTTCTGGAGCTGAGACACTCGTGAGCCCAGGCACGCGCGAACCGCCGGCAGCGACACCATGTAAAGGCTGGTCAATAGCGACTGTCGCAAAACAGGGCGCACCACTCGGGCCACTGAGGTCGGGTTTAACGCAGGCAAACGCCAATGCATCGGCCATGGGTAACGCTGTGGAGCGGTCAGAAGTAATGCCGTGCTGGAAAATTATTACCGGCCAGCCGTTTTCAGGCTTGTTGATACCAAAGTTGGCCAGGGTGGTAGGTTCTGGCAGCGTGGCCAGCAGTGGCACGGTCACCTCGGCCTGCTTGGCCGGGAACGGGTAGCGATAGGTGACCATGCTGGATGGTGGCGTGGTGCCCATTTCGTTGCCACGCGCGATGTCGATTAATGCACCTACGCCATTGGCATCTGCTTGCCAGCGCGCATTTACGATGTTGGTTCCGTCCATTTCTGACGGTGGTTGCTGATAGAGAGGCAATGTAATTTGGCCTTGGTAGACCAAGGCTGGCGCCGC of the Teredinibacter turnerae T7901 genome contains:
- a CDS encoding homoserine dehydrogenase, with the protein product MKPVNVGICGLGTVGSGTFNVLTRNNKDINAKAGREIKITHIGARRTREDCDLTGVTVSNDIFAVVNDPNVDILVELIGGTTVAKDLVLQAVRNGKHVVTANKALIAEYGNELFAEAVSNNVTISYEAAVAGGIPIIRSLREGLAANKVEWLAGIINGTGNFILTEMRDKGRQFDDVLKEAQALGYAEADPTFDVEGIDAAHKLVILASIAFGMPLQFDKVFTEGISQIRPEDVAYADELGYRIKHLGITRRLPGKGIELRVHPTMIPQSRLLANVNGVMNAVVVKGDAVGPTLYYGAGAGAEPTASAVISDIVHVSRMVNSSYVSEDATAVPHLGYGEDHLHDYTILPIEEIESAYYLRLSALDQPGVLSRVTQIFSEAGISIEALIQKEPKEGQEHVSVILLTNRTIEKQVNKAIEQIESLSPIQGNVVRIRVESLK
- the thrC gene encoding threonine synthase, translated to MKYISTRGQAPALNFEDVVLTGLATDGGLYVPETLPEFSQEEIASWAGLSYEALALKIISPFVEGEIPEADLKRLIAASYKTSADKGFRHEAIAPLVQTGHNEWVLELFQGPTLAFKDFALQFLGHLLDYVLKKRDQKVVIMGATSGDTGSAAIEGCRDCENVDIFILHPYQKVSDVQRRQMTTVLEDNVHNIALQGNFDDCQNMVKASFADQSFLPEGRQLVAVNSINWARIMAQIVYYFYAGLALGAPHRPVSFSVPTGNFGDIFAGYLAKRMGLPIEQLVIATNSNDILHRCISENDHSKQALVHSLSPSMDIMVSSNFERMLFDLHGRDGNKIGALMETFKSEGSMVLDDAVLAEARALFSSYRVGDDETVDVIRSVFESTEYLLDPHTAIGVQAARQTRRNNSTPMVCLATAHPAKFPEAVKQAGQTSDPALPFHMQDLFTREERYQVIADDLSQVQLFIRENISG
- the recJ gene encoding single-stranded-DNA-specific exonuclease RecJ produces the protein MQATSKIIRRRQSAPQQLNHLNVYAPLLQRVLSSRGITHPQQLDYQLANLLKPGAMRGLEAAVALLADILTRGGRVCILGDFDADGATSTALAVRCLRAFGCQHVDFLVPNRFEFGYGLTPEIVEVVKTLAPDLLITVDNGIASLDGVAAAQAYGMQVLVTDHHLPGEILPSAEVIVNPNQLHCDFASKNLAGVGVIFYVMNGLRAHLRAQGWFARKGLQEPNMAQFLDLVALGTVADVVPLDSNNRTLVAQGLNRIRAGRCCAGIRALFEIGRRPLARLQASDLGFVAGPRLNAAGRLDDMSLGIRCLLADSESEARELAAELDELNRERRSIEQSMQREALLHLDKLLAAERDWPLAICLYQEDWHQGVIGILASRIKDRAHRPTIVFAEADDATLKGSGRSIPGIHLRDLLDAVATRHPGLLTKFGGHAMAAGLSLAKRDLDRFRLALVEETSRLLEGEAPAAEILTDGELQAEDFSLAVARSLAELGPWGQAFPEPCFDGKFRVVNQRIVGEKHLKLVVTPGDYSGLVLDAIAFNVDLNVWPDSSIQWVELVYQLNVNEFRGEESLQLMVEQITPL
- a CDS encoding lipoprotein, producing the protein MLKQAKLLALLIATSLTGGCFDDDDDNSNADRDPIPVEKTYVVFSPATSETPIPNDLLFSSEPLADGTMYAGNDPSNPVITGIDFLDGSSVIAPLDIKFSGPLDDSQTLDANSFIAVDGAVIPNPNQNVFLLPLTYPSGDPLQQAKVNGVAVEVPTFSAAAAYQTAVSTSDITTLQALAVPSVRAELLSLDGDFNNVIRISPLKPLQPETKYLVVLTQISDRNGNQVYPSIAYDYIKNPESNLGDLGLDALRVAIQGWERLAAGYFSFKDAVYTAAGIPAAAPASEDIVLALTFTTGGTDSVLKSLVAPETFFAKSLTTSLKQDAISKLVDGTYNLQADAGNLSSATDIAVNTTLHALLTTPTFGTAPNPLYNTSIATAITGGATYTTIAQDATAAHLMQRAAAEAAYQVHNSGSAAMGDTPPYVDIKTEAQGTVAALAQGAQVAPSQLFPIPSPRSTGFYRVDLASSVNPALAAPALVYQGQITLPLYQQPPSEMDGTNIVNARWQADANGVGALIDIARGNEMGTTPPSSMVTYRYPFPAKQAEVTVPLLATLPEPTTLANFGINKPENGWPVIIFQHGITSDRSTALPMADALAFACVKPDLSGPSGAPCFATVAIDQPLHGVAAGGSRVPGLTSVSAPEPNFAANLPVTPSAELTERHYNFTANGANLPIPMDYAAEFGESGSLFVNLANFANARDSLRQASLDLLNLNASLATMDVDGDGSANDLDTSRVYFIGHSLGAIDGLPFVALNNAAEIQDSPFNGLPRIQAASAMFAGSGYTRLLANSPSFAPVIMPGLAQASDELVQGKSGLEAYLNIFQGVMDSADPINYASYLHAATGSTAILFSEIVGDGTPDHLSDRVIPNAADAMWGAENGPLLAVLDGGFAIDGFPAPLSGSEPLIDSFGASKSAEVSASIAPAVLITRYTEGSHLTPIVGSNVEIDPTTSGAVFYELLHQTTIFFATNGVPSGSIVDNSDIIED